From the Leucobacter denitrificans genome, one window contains:
- a CDS encoding isoprenyl transferase: protein MPEAPKTLVPIDWTGEYPPSFSGPAPAHVAIVMDGNGRWANQRGLPRVEGHRMGEQVLLDVVAGAIQAGVKHLSVYAFSTENWRRSPDEVRFLMGFNRDVLRRRREQLNAWNVRMRWAGRRPRLWGSVIKELKTAEEYTKRNTGLTLTMCVNYGGRNELTDAVKRIAHEVAEGRLSPNGVTERVIERHLYVPELPNVDLFIRSSGEQRTSNFLLWQSAYAEMVFLDQLWPDFSRRDLWEAIQIFHDRDRRFGGAVDKPKNAS from the coding sequence ATGCCTGAAGCCCCAAAAACACTCGTCCCGATCGATTGGACAGGTGAGTACCCACCATCCTTCTCGGGGCCCGCGCCAGCGCATGTGGCCATTGTCATGGATGGTAATGGACGCTGGGCAAACCAACGGGGTCTACCGCGCGTAGAGGGCCACCGTATGGGCGAACAGGTGCTCCTCGATGTGGTCGCTGGCGCAATTCAGGCTGGGGTGAAGCACTTGAGCGTTTATGCCTTCTCGACTGAGAATTGGCGCCGCTCACCCGACGAGGTTCGTTTTCTCATGGGATTTAATCGAGATGTTTTAAGACGTCGTCGTGAACAACTCAACGCGTGGAACGTGCGAATGCGCTGGGCCGGCCGAAGGCCAAGACTTTGGGGCTCAGTCATCAAAGAACTCAAGACCGCAGAAGAGTATACGAAACGCAACACCGGTCTCACGCTCACGATGTGCGTGAATTACGGAGGCCGCAACGAACTTACTGACGCAGTGAAGAGGATAGCCCACGAGGTCGCAGAAGGCCGACTGTCGCCTAACGGCGTCACAGAGCGTGTGATTGAGCGGCATCTTTACGTGCCCGAACTTCCGAATGTGGATCTGTTCATCCGCAGCTCAGGTGAGCAACGAACAAGCAATTTCCTCCTGTGGCAATCTGCGTACGCTGAGATGGTGTTTCTCGATCAGCTTTGGCCGGATTTTTCGCGAAGAGATTTGTGGGAGGCGATCCAGATCTTTCACGATCGCGACCGACGGTTCGGGGGAGCGGTCGACAAACCGAAGAATGCTAGCTGA
- the ruvC gene encoding crossover junction endodeoxyribonuclease RuvC, whose protein sequence is MRIIGIDPGLTRLGVGIVSSEGGRKLTFEHVEVMRSPASEDTPARLHLLGGALERLFDGERPDAIVLERVFAQQNLPSVMGVAQISGVVMFLAEQRGIPVTLYTPNEVKSQVTGYGAADKAQVTAMVTRLLGLAAPPQPADAADALALAITHAWRLGRGGSQQRLSRSSVAGGPGETPAQRAWREAESKLGRRRSGPIGRS, encoded by the coding sequence TTGCGCATCATCGGTATTGACCCCGGTCTCACAAGGCTCGGCGTCGGAATTGTCAGCTCAGAGGGTGGGCGAAAGCTCACCTTCGAGCACGTTGAGGTGATGCGCAGCCCAGCTTCAGAGGACACACCCGCACGACTACATTTACTCGGCGGTGCGTTGGAGCGGCTATTCGATGGTGAACGACCAGATGCGATAGTGCTCGAGCGGGTATTTGCTCAGCAAAACCTGCCGAGCGTTATGGGCGTCGCTCAGATCAGTGGTGTGGTGATGTTTCTCGCCGAGCAGCGCGGTATTCCTGTGACTCTGTACACGCCAAACGAAGTGAAGTCGCAGGTCACAGGATACGGCGCCGCAGACAAAGCGCAGGTCACAGCAATGGTCACACGTCTGCTTGGGCTCGCTGCGCCGCCTCAGCCTGCGGATGCGGCTGACGCTCTCGCACTTGCGATTACCCACGCGTGGCGCCTCGGAAGGGGTGGCTCCCAGCAGCGTTTGTCTCGCAGCTCAGTCGCGGGAGGGCCTGGGGAGACCCCGGCTCAGCGCGCGTGGCGTGAAGCGGAATCGAAGCTTGGTCGGCGTCGCAGCGGGCCAATTGGCAGGAGTTAG
- a CDS encoding dihydrodipicolinate synthase family protein yields the protein MFRGLSAFPLTPMYQDKVDEPRFVNLIKRLVVAQVDSITVLGSTGAYAYLDRDERVEVVRTAVEHAQGVPVFAGVGALRTSHVLRNAQDAEEAGAKALLLAPVSYQPLTEGDVIGLFEAVAGATDLPIIIYDNPGTTRFRFTYDLYARLARIPNVVAIKIPGALESGDQARNRLAEIRSSVGAEISIGISGDASAAEMLSAGCDTWYSVIGGTFPNAAQSLLRAAQIGGSGQAPSSETLLPVWDLFQKHGSFRAIAALAEESGLAQRSSLPLPIQGLNDEERVAVREVLEQLHLS from the coding sequence ATGTTTCGCGGACTCAGCGCATTCCCCTTAACCCCCATGTACCAGGACAAAGTAGATGAACCACGTTTCGTGAACCTCATCAAGCGACTGGTCGTCGCGCAGGTTGACTCGATCACAGTGCTCGGATCGACCGGTGCTTATGCGTATTTGGATCGCGACGAACGCGTGGAAGTGGTGAGAACTGCAGTCGAGCACGCGCAAGGGGTGCCGGTATTTGCCGGAGTTGGGGCGCTTCGAACCTCACATGTGTTGCGCAACGCACAGGATGCGGAGGAAGCTGGCGCCAAAGCTCTCCTGCTTGCCCCGGTGAGCTATCAGCCGCTTACTGAGGGCGATGTCATTGGATTGTTCGAGGCGGTCGCAGGCGCTACAGATCTCCCCATCATCATTTACGACAATCCTGGCACGACTCGATTCAGATTCACGTACGATCTGTACGCAAGGTTGGCGCGCATTCCGAATGTCGTGGCTATCAAGATTCCTGGAGCCCTTGAATCCGGCGATCAGGCGCGGAACCGTCTTGCTGAGATCCGTTCGTCTGTTGGCGCTGAAATTTCTATCGGAATATCGGGTGATGCGTCGGCTGCAGAAATGCTTTCTGCTGGTTGTGACACCTGGTACTCGGTAATTGGCGGCACATTCCCAAACGCGGCTCAGAGCCTGCTCCGCGCCGCGCAGATTGGTGGATCGGGACAGGCACCCTCATCCGAAACGCTGTTGCCAGTGTGGGACCTATTTCAGAAGCACGGAAGCTTTCGGGCGATTGCGGCTCTGGCTGAAGAATCGGGTCTCGCACAGCGGTCTTCGCTACCGCTCCCGATTCAGGGGCTCAACGATGAGGAACGGGTAGCTGTGCGGGAGGTTCTCGAGCAGTTGCACCTGAGCTAG
- a CDS encoding YebC/PmpR family DNA-binding transcriptional regulator produces MAGHSKWATTKHKKAILDSRRAKAFAKYIKVIEVAARIGGPDLAGNPALADAVHKAKKNSVPGDNIDRAIKRGAGLTGESVEYFDTMYEAYGPNGVALMVECLTDNKNRAAAEVRTALSRNGATLADPGSVAYNFERKGVITVPSEGTTEDDVLLAVLEAGAEEVTRTPNGEAFEVITDASDLFAARTSLVDAGIDYDAADVEFVPNLKIEIDAETAKKVFRIIDALEDSDDVQNVYSNFDLTPEVQAELANDDD; encoded by the coding sequence ATGGCCGGTCACTCCAAATGGGCAACAACGAAGCATAAGAAGGCAATCCTTGACTCACGGCGCGCGAAGGCGTTTGCCAAATACATCAAGGTAATCGAGGTCGCTGCTCGTATTGGCGGCCCAGATCTGGCAGGTAACCCTGCACTCGCCGATGCGGTGCACAAGGCGAAGAAAAACTCGGTGCCTGGTGACAATATCGACCGGGCGATCAAGCGAGGTGCGGGGCTCACTGGCGAGTCTGTCGAATATTTCGACACAATGTACGAGGCATACGGACCAAACGGCGTGGCGTTGATGGTCGAGTGCCTCACAGACAACAAAAACCGTGCGGCAGCCGAGGTACGCACCGCGCTCAGCCGCAATGGTGCGACACTCGCAGATCCAGGGAGCGTTGCGTACAACTTCGAACGCAAGGGCGTCATCACGGTTCCCTCAGAGGGAACAACGGAAGACGACGTACTTCTCGCCGTGCTCGAGGCCGGTGCTGAAGAAGTGACCCGCACGCCAAATGGTGAAGCGTTCGAGGTCATCACAGACGCTTCTGACCTTTTCGCGGCCCGCACTTCGCTCGTCGATGCGGGAATTGACTACGATGCCGCTGATGTCGAGTTCGTTCCGAACCTGAAGATAGAGATTGATGCGGAGACCGCCAAGAAGGTCTTCCGAATTATCGATGCGTTGGAAGACAGTGACGACGTGCAAAACGTGTACTCGAACTTCGACCTGACACCTGAAGTTCAGGCTGAACTCGCGAACGACGATGACTAA
- the recO gene encoding DNA repair protein RecO, whose translation MALYRETGVVLRTQKLGEADRIITMFTRGRGILRAVAKGVRRTSSKFGARLEPFMVADLQCFEGRTLDTITQAETLGAYGPKISLDYEAFRAGNVIAETAERIGEGDASPEQFVLLVGALRTLAAGKIAVSLVRDGYLLRAMSIAGWTPGLNECVKCGAAAPDDTPHQYFSVPLGGVVCDACRLAGIPKLDAETVLLLRALLAGDWETAVGASKRSQDQATGIIAAYTQWHLERGLRTLSQRNF comes from the coding sequence GTGGCGCTCTACCGGGAAACTGGCGTGGTGCTCCGAACCCAGAAACTCGGTGAAGCGGATCGGATCATCACGATGTTCACCAGGGGGCGAGGTATTCTCCGTGCGGTCGCAAAGGGCGTGCGCCGCACCTCGTCAAAGTTCGGTGCACGACTCGAACCGTTCATGGTGGCGGATCTGCAGTGTTTCGAAGGGCGTACGCTTGACACGATCACCCAGGCTGAAACGCTCGGTGCATACGGGCCAAAAATCAGTCTTGACTACGAAGCGTTTCGGGCAGGAAATGTCATCGCGGAAACTGCGGAGCGCATCGGAGAAGGAGATGCATCGCCCGAGCAGTTCGTGTTGCTCGTCGGGGCGCTGCGAACACTCGCAGCGGGAAAGATTGCTGTTTCGCTCGTACGCGATGGTTACCTACTTCGCGCAATGAGTATCGCTGGTTGGACGCCGGGGTTAAACGAGTGCGTGAAGTGTGGCGCGGCAGCCCCAGACGACACACCACATCAGTATTTTTCGGTTCCGCTTGGTGGGGTGGTCTGTGACGCTTGCCGGTTGGCCGGTATCCCCAAGCTTGATGCAGAAACGGTGTTGTTGCTACGGGCACTGCTTGCGGGTGATTGGGAGACGGCGGTGGGTGCGTCGAAGCGATCCCAAGATCAGGCAACAGGCATCATTGCGGCTTATACACAATGGCATCTTGAGCGCGGGTTACGCACACTCTCCCAACGGAATTTCTGA
- a CDS encoding Rv0909 family putative TA system antitoxin: protein MAIDDLSKKAKDFLGENADKVQEALKSEQAESISDKVLDGLAGVANKVTGGKHSDQIEDIKTKLDGQIGNE from the coding sequence ATGGCGATCGATGATCTGAGTAAGAAGGCAAAAGATTTTCTCGGCGAGAACGCTGACAAAGTTCAAGAGGCGTTGAAGAGCGAGCAAGCTGAATCGATCAGCGACAAGGTACTCGACGGCCTCGCTGGTGTCGCCAATAAGGTGACAGGCGGAAAGCACAGCGACCAAATTGAAGACATCAAGACCAAGCTTGATGGGCAGATCGGTAACGAATAA
- a CDS encoding HIT family protein — MATSEAAATETPGERGTVWVENDVQRLWVPHRMAYVADHHQPDHTDCPFCAAPSHDDKESLIVARGKTSYVILNLFPYNSGHMLVCPYRHVAQYDDATPEEIAEIGLLTQIAMRAARTTLKCDGFNIGMNQGEVAGAGIAAHLHQHIVPRWTSDSNFFPIIGRTKAMPQLLGEVRDLIAATWADPPDTGN; from the coding sequence ATGGCTACATCAGAAGCGGCCGCTACAGAAACCCCGGGTGAGCGGGGGACTGTTTGGGTTGAGAATGACGTGCAGCGACTATGGGTACCGCATCGCATGGCGTATGTCGCCGATCACCATCAGCCAGATCACACTGATTGCCCATTTTGTGCCGCACCGAGCCACGACGATAAGGAATCACTCATCGTCGCTCGCGGCAAGACGAGTTACGTAATCCTCAATCTATTTCCATACAACAGCGGACATATGCTCGTATGTCCGTACCGGCATGTAGCCCAATACGATGACGCGACTCCGGAAGAAATTGCTGAGATTGGTCTGCTCACTCAAATCGCAATGCGTGCTGCGAGAACCACACTGAAATGTGATGGATTCAATATTGGAATGAACCAGGGGGAGGTCGCAGGTGCGGGGATAGCTGCCCATCTTCACCAGCACATCGTTCCTCGTTGGACGTCTGACTCCAATTTCTTTCCGATTATTGGACGCACAAAAGCGATGCCGCAGTTGCTCGGTGAAGTTCGAGATCTGATCGCAGCTACTTGGGCAGACCCTCCCGATACTGGGAACTGA
- a CDS encoding type II toxin-antitoxin system PemK/MazF family toxin, with protein MSGTWHEVGRALRALILGARGKNSTQKHNNLTPKATLKCSGQPVRLREEDEASPGQFGEGRTRDLEVAAFSKIRLEYSPQPDGDPDPGEIVWTWVPYVENDGRGKDRPVLIIGRIDETTVVGCYLSTKQHRDFISIGTGAWDSQGRQSFLSPQRLLRVTHTGMRREGVQIDRQGFERAVAGIRDHYRLK; from the coding sequence ATGTCTGGCACTTGGCATGAAGTTGGTCGTGCTCTTCGCGCACTCATTCTTGGTGCGCGAGGCAAGAATTCGACCCAGAAGCACAACAATTTAACACCGAAAGCCACGCTGAAGTGTTCTGGCCAACCCGTTCGATTGCGGGAAGAAGATGAGGCAAGCCCTGGGCAGTTTGGCGAGGGAAGAACCCGCGACCTCGAGGTTGCTGCGTTCAGCAAGATTCGCCTCGAATATTCGCCGCAACCCGACGGTGATCCAGACCCCGGAGAGATTGTTTGGACTTGGGTTCCGTACGTTGAGAATGACGGCCGTGGCAAGGATCGACCCGTGCTGATTATTGGCAGGATCGACGAAACCACCGTCGTCGGATGTTATTTGAGCACCAAGCAACACCGTGATTTCATTTCGATTGGCACAGGGGCATGGGATTCGCAGGGGCGGCAGAGCTTCCTTTCTCCGCAGCGGCTCCTGCGAGTCACTCACACAGGAATGCGTCGAGAAGGTGTGCAAATAGATCGCCAAGGTTTTGAGCGTGCTGTTGCGGGGATTCGCGACCATTACCGTCTCAAGTAG